Proteins found in one Quercus robur chromosome 2, dhQueRobu3.1, whole genome shotgun sequence genomic segment:
- the LOC126696186 gene encoding putative UPF0481 protein At3g02645 yields MYSELKASESSILISHDQEWVIQISRALEEGLQDNDEGVPVSIFSVPKTLLSFKPEAYIPQLVALGPYHHHRLELLEMERYKLTSAMRLQKKLKEIKFRDLVNQIAESDSCIRACYHRFLEFDQETLSWMLSIDASFLLEYLQTYSTKMEDSLMRITSKMAHLIDHTHRKTAHHAVLRDIVMLENQIPLFLLREVHSFYPCENHDEVLATMLIGFCKHLSPIECINEQHFKEVCFTKSHLLELLYYMVAPKLQLVADNSEQEKPKEDREIGYFQSILKALCYINLAPLRLLIKIFNSKAVKLLVTLPFIIISYLLKLKNKSDITNLISSAEAVAEDAQSASNEMKDDSPLVEEIAIPSVTQLHKNGVKFRPSKGGLGTINFDKCSGTFYLPVIHLDGNSEVVLRNLVAYEACIAPDVMVFTRYTELMNGIIDTEEDVKILREAGIILNRLKSDEEVAMLWNGMTKSVRVTKVPILDKAIEVANACYSGCWRNRMTCFMKKYIFGSWPCLTFLAANILILLSTLQAACSMYNCSKLLATL; encoded by the coding sequence AGTCGAGCCCTAGAGGAAGGCCTTCAAGACAATGATGAAGGTGTTCCTGTTAGCATCTTTAGCGTACCCAAAACCCTACTCTCTTTCAAACCAGAAGCATACATTCCACAACTTGTAGCCCTTGGCCCATACCATCACCACCGGCTCGAACTCCTTGAGATGGAACGCTACAAGCTCACTTCAGCTATGAGACTGCAAAAGAAACTCAAAGAAATCAAATTCCGTGACTTGGTTAACCAAATTGCGGAAAGTGATAGCTGCATCCGTGCTTGTTATCATAGGTTCTTGGAATTCGACCAAGAAACACTCTCTTGGATGTTGTCCATTGATGCTTCCTTTTTGTTGGAGTACCTCCAAACCTACTCCACAAAAATGGAAGACTCGCTTATGCGAATAACTTCTAAGATGGCGCATTTGATTGACCACACGCATCGGAAAACGGCACACCATGCAGTCCTTAGGGATATTGTCATGCTAGAAAACCAAATCCCTTTATTTTTGCTCAGGGAAGTCCACAGCTTTTATCCCTGTGAAAATCATGACGAAGTATTAGCAACAATGCTAATTGGTTTTTGCAAACATCTGTCACCCATAGAGTGCATCAATGAGCAACATTTCAAAGAAGTATGTTTCACCAAATCCCATTTGCTAGAGCTTCTCTACTACATGGTTGCACCGAAATTGCAACTTGTAGCTGATAATTCTGAGCAGGAAAAGCCAAAAGAAGACAGAGAGATTGGCTACTTCCAATCCATCTTGAAAGcactatgttatattaacttgGCCCCGCTCCGCCTTCTCATAAAGATTTTCAATTCAAAGGCAGTGAAGCTTTTAGTTACACTGCCATTTATAATCATCTCCTATCTATTGAAGCTGAAGAACAAGAGTGATATAACCAATCTCATCTCGTCAGCTGAGGCTGTGGCCGAAGATGCGCAAAGCGCATCTAATGAGATGAAAGATGATAGTCCTTTAGTAGAAGAGATTGCAATTCCTAGCGTGACACAGCTTCATAAAAATGGTGTTAAATTTCGTCCATCAAAGGGTGGCTTGGGGACTATTAATTTTGACAAATGTTCAGGTACATTTTACCTTCCAGTAATTCATTTGGATGGCAACTCTGAGGTTGTTTTAAGGAACCTCGTCGCCTATGAGGCATGTATTGCACCGGACGTGATGGTTTTTACACGCTACACGGAATTGATGAATGGAATTATTGATACTGAGGAGGACGTGAAGATTCTTAGAGAGGCCGGGATCATCTTGAACCGGCTCAAAAGCGATGAAGAAGTAGCGATGCTTTGGAATGGAATGACCAAGTCTGTGAGGGTAACAAAAGTTCCAATTCTAGACAAGGCCATTGAAGTTGCAAATGCTTGTTATTCAGGGTGTTGGAGGAACAGGATGACTTGTTTCATGAAGAAGTATATCTTTGGTTCATGGCCTTGTCTTACATTTTTAGCAGCTAACATTCTAATATTGCTGTCTACTCTGCAGGCTGCCTGTTCT